A region of the Silene latifolia isolate original U9 population chromosome 9, ASM4854445v1, whole genome shotgun sequence genome:
tgtagtgtaggcggcgtagaaattcgtagacctgagtcgcgccatggtcgatcgaccgcctaccctggtcgatcgactggctcacGTGAGATtagtttcgttttaattaatttaattgctatatttgacgaatcgagtgcacgcgactagttgaatgtttaggaattgaccgacccgataagatcgaaagataggggaggaaaatagactacttaattaagacggctaaattaataagatcgagagataagttaatttagacttttaaatcacttttcaggaccagagtcagtattagtgatattagggacccgtagctagatcgaaagatgctacctgttgagaatggaccgagaggacttcttattttcccgtcttacgtgttTAATTCAGACCTACTTAGGAtattgccgccgaaactacagtgaaccgatcgtcttagcatccttttaatatttgatttcatccatttctttagtttacttttaatttcATTGCCCATTAGTTAATAGACTATTCAAATCGAACCCCctcacaattgttactttagactaaaattagacaactaataattgcatcgcctctctgtggttcgaccctgactgccactagctatagtagtagtttggattataaatttatctttggtactctacgacggtatcaaattttggcgccgttgccggggaggcaattgtttaaatttttagttcttttattttagtctttctcttagtttaagggacatctgttccttaaactattctcatattctacatgtagtttcctcttatgcgcaggtcatagGGTGGTGAATTGCGaccattagatcctgagatcgaatagactttgcgcgagttgagacgatcatctagagtattgccgacagaggaagagttgagtactctgtccagttactacgagaacgagctgtttgaggaggatccaccttcatctcctatttccacttcttcagctaaGACCGTctcatctccagacatggctgaagaagcaagtatagccagtcactctgagccgaaagctgagaatctctataagggattcgcattaccagggacggatagaaaattcgagccgaaaccgtcttacatcaacttggttgagagaaaccaatttgggggagctgcaaatgaagatgcagctaaacatatggagatattcattgactactgttgttccatacccccaccagcaggtgtgactcaggaccaggtgaaggagacgatgttcatattctcacttCGTGATGCTGCgagggaatggtaccgagatctggattgagctgctaatgggataactgactggaattctctGGCCCTAGCGTTCTATAAGATGGGAGCCTGAGGAGCTCAGAAAGcagctagatgatctgatagagaagggatacattagacctagtgtatcaccgtggggagaaCCGGTTCTTTTTGTGAATAAGAAAGATTggagcctgaggttgtgcatagattacagagagttgaaccgagtAACAGTGAATaaaaagtatcctttgccaatgatagatgacctgtttgatcagttgagtggtgcagcagtcttttccaagattgatctgagatcggggtaccatcaggtgaagattagagaggaggacataccaaagacagctttcacgtcgaggtatggccattatgagtatgtggtgatgccttttggattatctAATGCACCTACTGTGTTTATgaatttgatgaacagagtcttcagtcagtttttagacaagtttgtagtggttttcatcgatgacatcttagtctatactaagactaaggaggaacatgaggagcatctcaggattgtgtttcagactttgagggagcatgagttgtatgccaagttttttttttattttggatgAAATGTAAGCTTTCCATTAAAAACACGTAACACAAATGTTACAACCAGACCATTTTAGGTACATACACATTTCAGGTCCCATAATAGGACTTATACAATCAAACTTCTACTTCTTAACCATACATTATCACTATTGGCAATTCCTTGGCTAAGATGTACTGCAATCCTAGTTTTAATTTCCTTCTGGATCAAATCTCGCAAGATTTCAGGTCTTTGTATTACACCATCCACACGAGCCTTGTTCCGTTGTAGCCAAATGTGATAGAATGTAGCAGATATCGCACTTAAAATCACACCTTTCTGTACCTGAGAAAACTGACCGTCAGCAATCCTTCGGAGAGGATTAGATACTGGCAGAGTAATCCTCAGAACTTTAGAGACTTCATCAAGCAATCTTCTAGAATACTCACAGGTCTGGAACAAGTGAGTATGACTTTCCCTCCCTTTACCACACAACAGGCAGTCATCATCTGGGGCAATACCAAGAGAAAATAGTTTATCCTTGAGCATAAGAGCTTCCCTAGCAATGAGCCAACCAATGAATTGATGCTTGGGGAGACTCCAAAAATTCCATATCTGTTTATGCCAAGGCACATTCTGAAACTTGTGCCTGATTAGATCATAGCCACTACGCAAAGTGTAACCTCTAGCACCCAGTAACCAATGTCCATTCTGGTAACCAGTATCCAATTTATCTTTAACCTTACAAACAGACTTCCACCCCCAGCTAAGATCACCACTAGGTTTGTAGTCCTTCCAGGCTTGGCCCTTTAAATAGACCTGGTTTACCCATTTCACCCACAATCTATCAGGGCTATAATAAACACACCAAACTAGCTCACCTATCGCAGCAATGTTTCAGGCAAAGCTATCCCTTATGCCTAAACCTCCTTCAGATTTTGGACAGCATACTTTCTCCCACCCTACCATAGACACTCTAACAAAATCTGCACCCCCCATCCCAAAGATAGTTTCTGCAGATGGCATTAAGCTTATTAAGAACACCTATAGGGATAACAAAAATGTTGATCCAGTAGCTATACAAAGCAGTCAGCACAGAGTTTACAAGAACTAAACTTCTTGAGTAACTCGGCTTCTTGGATCCAAAACATCTAATCTTACTGACCAGTTTCGTTCTCCACAAGGATATTGCAGTCAGTTTTCTTCATTCTTCCACAAGTAATAGGGATCCCCAAGTAAGTAAAAGGCAGATGACCTTCTTTGAACCCAGAAACTTGTAGAATATCATGTTTTACCCAACTATGGACTCCATTAAAGTAGGCATTGGGCTTAGTGGAGTTCATTTGCAGGCCAGAAGCACAAGAAAAGGTAGCAAAGGACCTTAAAAGAATCATTATTGAATTAACATCTCCTTTGCAAAACAACAATAGATCATCAACAAACATTAAATGGGAAAGCTTCAGTTGACTACACATAAGATGGAATTTGAAAGGCATTGTAGAAGTTGTATGCTTCAAAATTCTACTCAAATACTCCATGGCTATGGTATAAAGGAGGGGAGATAAGGGGTCTCCCTGTCTTAAGCCCTTGGCTCCTTTAAAGTGGCCAAATACCTCTCCATTCAATACAACAGAATAAGAAGCAGTAGTGATGCATTCCATAACCAGATCAATAAATTTTAGAGGAAAATTCAGGAAGGTCAGCATTTGTTTCATAAACTCCCAATTAATAGAGTCATAGGCTTTTTTAAGGTCAACCTTGAGCATGAATCTAGGGGAGATAGACTTCCTATTATAACATCTGACAATATCCTGACAAATTATTATGTTCTCCACTATGCTTCTCCCTTTAATAAAACCCCCTTGGTTATCACTGATAATGCTAGGAAGGATAGTGGCAAGTCTATTACAAATTAGCTTTGAAATGGTTTTGTAAATTACATTGCAACATGATATTGGTCGAAATTGGGAAACATTTTGGGGAATATCACACTTAGGGATCAAGGTAAATAAAGTATGATTCATTTGCTTTAAAAGGTGTCCATGTTAAAAGAAATCAGAGATGGCCTCACACACAGCCTCACCAACAGTCTCCCAAGAATCCCTAAAAAATGCACTTGAATACCCATCAGGCCCAGCTGCCTTATGGGGAGGAATAGAAAATAATACACATGCTTGATCTCAGCATTGGTGACAGGAGCAAGCAAGGTAGCATGATGATCATCAGTGCAAATCTTTCCCATTTGGACCACATTTTTTGCAACACTGATAGGCTCAGTAGAAGAACCCAAAAGATTAGTGTAAAAGGCAAGAAAAGCATTCTGGATTTAATGAGGAGTCTCACATAAATTGCCATTACTATCAGCCAACCTCATAATTATGTTCCTAACCTGTCTTCCTTTAATTATGCTGTGGAAATATTTTGTATTACAGTCACCTTTTTCCACCCAAACAGCCTTTGACTTCTGTAACAAAACTTCATAGCTGGCATCATTTAAGAACCTGACACTACTAGCAGCCTCTCTTTCCTGCACAATGAGGTCTGGATTAAGAGGATCAGTCCTAAGACTCTTTTGAACCTTCTCCAAGTACATCTGGGCTCTAGCAAAGTTAATCTCAACATCATCAAAATCATTTTTATTAAGATTCTTAAGAGGCCCCTTCAGGTGCTTAAGTTTACAAACCAGCTTATACATTTTGGTTCCAGGCCAGTCTTGATCCCAAATTGTCTTCACACACTGCTGAAAATCCACAGACTtactccacatattaaagtatttgaAACTTCTCTTTTTCTTACCCCCAACAAGCTTGGATTGAACAACACATGGGCAATGATAAAAAATCCCTTCACAATAGAAATGAGCATAAGCCTGAGGATAGTCTTGTAGCCATCTCTGGTTGACAAGGACTCTGTCCAATCTACTATACACCATGGTAGCAGGTTCATGCTTATTACACCAAGTAAACAATGAGCCTGTAGCTGGACAGTCCATCACATCACAGTCATCAATACAATTCTTAAAGTCAATAATTTCTTCTTCTGAGGAGCTCCCACCTAATCTTTTATTAGGGCTAAGCACAGTATTAAAATCTCCACATATAGCCCAGGCTCCCTGAATGTGCTCCTTAAACTGACTAAGTTTACTCCACAACACTTTTCTCTCATGTAACCCATTAAAAGCATACACCATAGTAAGATTGAATTGAGTGTTAGATCCATATCAGTAGCCATAAGATGTATGAATTGGGCATTGTATTCTAAGATATGCACTATAAACATAACAGGGTTCCACAAAAGCCAAACCCTACCTCCTTTATGATAATGTGTATTAGTAGTAAGACACCAAGAGCTGCATAAATTGTTTCTAACAGCATTTAGAGACAAAGGTTTCACCTTTGTCTCCAGGAGGCCAAATAACCCTATCTGATGAATATGTAAGAAATTTTTAATGCTGGTTTGCTTAGATAGGCTATTTAACCCCCTAATGTTCCAAAATCCCCAATTATACATTATCCCCCATTGGGGATAATGCACTACCATTCGTACCCACTCCTACTTTAGGGGTTACATTGTTAATGGATTCCATGAAGTTTTGTTTCCCAAATTGAATAGCTTGTGATCCAGTTTCCACCATTTCTTGTCTACTATACCTTATAATCCTACGGGCAGGCGTATTAGCAACATGATATTTTCCATCCCTAGTCCAATTCACTTCAAAGTTGTTAGGCTTTTCAACAGGGGTACTTACTGGGGCAGTAGAAGCAGCTGTGTGGACATCGGCCACGTGTCGGTCTGTGGATtcgggccgcctaccggtccgcggtcacgggccacctgcacgccaggccaagcTGTGGACATGCTGAGGtttctttgaaagccacgctcggcggcgtaaaaatacggacatgcagcggtcttttcaaagccacgctcggcggcgtaaaatgctttcgaccggatcgttttagatcggtcggtttcgtctcggtaagggtcgcgaaacgatgtagagatgtttggagtcgccaccatgcatttgtgggatgcttggaacccgttcgaatccactttatacctaggtcaaccaaggcaaaaagcggtgtttgacataggtactaaagataaggagtcgtcccccttttagtattctatgcctaaaatgactctcgtacgccctggataaggccatccactatccaaaggttctgagtaaggggtgagggtacgtattgggaagccctttaattggacacccaatcccgcccgcgttagcggcctctactgatcgatcgtggttgtttaagtgcaagagttgataaaacggtgtaaatgcatgaatgcacatccaaaagtcttaacctaacatgtgagctttctaagtcggtttgtttatccaagtatcaagtataagatgtcaagttggatttagattgatttgcatgtgaaaacggaaattaaacatccatttaccaaattcgggttatggtgCTTAATACGATCcgtttattgaaaaagggtgtcaaatgacaaagtgtaaaaacacgtaaacttgtcaatctgatccgtcatgtatacgggttaaccgtagtcgggatcgtcctagacaaatgctaagACGgtacagaacagtgccaggcagccctgttaaggcgcgagactattggcgatgcaaggggctctgcccaggttttgaaatatgaaagcagagggcctcttagggcgcgagccatggggcatCTCCTGggttttgaaaaggttgtttaaaaccgtatttgtgattaaataatttgcaagtattgtttgcatgactcggaataattactattatgttagtaacattcgttgtcggatttgcatattTGAAAAACATAGTTtataaatagaaatgtaaaatgtttaatttgaactaattatgttaagttcatttctttgtaattagtcaagtttgtcaacgtattcggattaaaccgacatggtataaagaaccaagaaTGATTATGGagtatgactaatatgtttacaagtgtaaataaaagagaaaaatggtaaataaaagaacagggtgttaaaatacccattaaaatgtaattaaccataaaATCATCgagacacggatttaaccgtcatggtataaagaaccaaggatgatttttgtaatgttcaaaatatgtttatcataaaaaaaaattaaaacatttgaaatggtaaaaaccgtaaaaggaaagaagtaagaataaaagaaagtgttgaaggaatgACGAACTCAAACaaggatgagtctgacccgagacccacaagaggcgcgagctcccttgcatagcaaggagcttctgtctcaggccaaaactcggttttggctcgtctaacctatatttgaatcgtgttatgcattgttcatgattatatactcataaaaacagtaaatacatgaaataaaggagttgtttacaccctcaaacttaagtgtattgatgtttgcgacgtagacgactttagagacggttttctcgtagcgactactcacgatcaaagaagtttaataaaaaggtgccttaaaaaaggatttagttttgaaaatatgttgattaaaatatgttgattaatgttgagttggtcgaatgggtcggtcgaatgcacggcgacggtaccaaacaaaatgtgtaaggcttgtgtttacgatcggtaggtcgtaaacacgtgtcgattttctgacttaggaagtcgagtatagaagtttaagggagatgtgagggggcggactctcgcgtgatttttttggtgtgtgatggtgggtatttatagagaaatgtgggatggtaggtcggttgagtttgcgtaGAAACTAAGCAGGCAGCCTAAAGAGGTGCGAGCTACCCCGTGACTGAATGGGGTGtgttgtccctttcgcaaattcggattttgcatttgttctaaccaatgttttgttggttgtgatttgtggtctttgaggtttgcttagccgtgtaagcttcctcttaggtgatatttggggtaagtattttgtgtctttgactcggatttgacccgtgtgagtcgggatttgaatttcgagtcgggttttggctcggtgtcagttttgactctaattagggtcattttaatggaattgacatgatgaagacattcatggaattattttttacattcgagatttgggttgactcgggttgactcaggttgactcgagttgcgggtttctgagtgggttttgggtccgaagacgattttaactctaaatagtgttattttaatgcaaatgaagttagaaaacttttgaaatcatttttcatattcgagtagtgcattaaaccgtctcatgtatagccaatccacgtacgcatatcaaaaacacgttacagtctgatcatcatcgggtggtttttggaaggtgcagatactgggtatctacagagcccccactttgactgaggcttggacagggcgaaagtcagagtatgatctccaggtcaatcgaagattataacctgaagaccattgcgacgtcgaggcgactcaaagggtttgagccaaggacctgctgtcgggaagggcgacgccaaggcgactcgagggtacgagccaaggacctgtcgtacagtttagagtctgtcgactttcgattcaggtcgtttaaagtccattagactacgtataaaggctcgccaaccataagaaggaatcatacc
Encoded here:
- the LOC141602090 gene encoding uncharacterized protein LOC141602090, whose protein sequence is MVYAFNGLHERKVLWSKLSQFKEHIQGAWAICGDFNTVLSPNKRLGGSSSEEEIIDFKNCIDDCDVMDCPATGSLFTWCNKHEPATMVYSRLDRVLVNQRWLQDYPQAYAHFYCEGIFYHCPCVVQSKLVGGKKKRSFKYFNMWSKSVDFQQCVKTIWDQDWPGTKMYKLVCKLKHLKGPLKNLNKNDFDDVEINFARAQMYLEKVQKSLRTDPLNPDLIVQEREAASSVRFLNDASYEVLLQKSKAVWVEKGDCNTKYFHSIIKGRQNAFLAFYTNLLGSSTEPISVAKNVVQMGKICTDDHHATLLAPVTNAEIKHVLATILPSIISDNQGGFIKGRSIVENIIICQDIVRCYNRKSISPRFMLKVDLKKAYDSINWEFMKQMLTFLNFPLKFIDLVMECITTASYSVVLNGEVFGHFKGAKGLRQGDPLSPLLYTIAMEYLSRILKHTTSTMPFKFHLMCSQLKLSHLMFVDDLLLFCKGDVNSIMILLRSFATFSCASGLQMNSTKPNAYFNGVHSWVKHDILQVSGFKEGHLPFTYLGIPITCGRMKKTDCNILVENETETIFGMGGADFVRVSMVGWEKVYLKGQAWKDYKPSGDLSWGWKSVCKVKDKLDTGYQNGHWLLGARGYTLRSGYDLIRHKFQNVPWHKQIWNFWSLPKHQFIGWLIAREALMLKDKLFSLGIAPDDDCLLCGKGRESHTHLFQTCEYSRRLLDEVSKVLRITLPVSNPLRRIADGQFSQVQKGVILSAISATFYHIWLQRNKARVDGVIQRPEILRDLIQKEIKTRIAVHLSQGIANSDNVWLRSRSLIV